The following are from one region of the Prevotella communis genome:
- a CDS encoding FimB/Mfa2 family fimbrial subunit encodes MIKNFKLIATLCTAVLFASCEKAVFDENTEEETVIEAPTTARLNIVMRAATSDENAVKDGRIYIFNEKGKCVQLLSTSEESNAATVTMAAGTYDLYAVGGEDLSRFILPSQESATPKSIIKRMTDKTMDDLQIKHATVSIADGEEMTQNMSLAHKVICIDELEILQVPSGVTKVEVMLTPLYSGVYLDGEYPEAPTESYRIMLNRQEDEKTWKASPNQMLFPSKGMPNIKIAFTTEDGTTSYSYTASEDFPANHHYAIIGTCKAAQGVTLTGVLTSEDWGEKRTITFDFDDSQKGFSKPEAGKFCSGYYVVSTDATNRTAVLLSPETVPYAAPAKGEEASVWLEALNTALAATAKPSGITNSWRLPTLDEAACFTTGSQAAFVEGKGMTKSFYATKDGTLYWTYGSESTEGKEQHFGTTGFADFVLLRPVIDIKY; translated from the coding sequence ATGATTAAAAATTTTAAGCTAATTGCTACTCTTTGCACCGCTGTTCTCTTCGCATCATGCGAGAAAGCGGTATTCGATGAAAACACTGAAGAAGAAACGGTCATCGAGGCTCCTACAACAGCCCGTCTCAACATCGTCATGCGTGCCGCCACCAGCGACGAGAATGCCGTGAAGGATGGCAGAATCTACATTTTCAATGAGAAGGGAAAATGTGTACAGTTGCTCTCTACCAGCGAGGAAAGCAACGCGGCTACAGTCACAATGGCCGCAGGTACATACGACCTATATGCCGTGGGAGGAGAAGACCTCTCACGGTTTATTTTGCCCTCTCAGGAATCAGCTACCCCCAAGAGTATCATCAAGCGGATGACAGACAAGACCATGGACGACCTGCAGATTAAACACGCCACGGTGAGCATAGCCGACGGTGAGGAGATGACGCAGAATATGTCATTGGCCCACAAAGTCATCTGTATTGATGAACTGGAAATCCTGCAGGTGCCTTCAGGCGTCACAAAGGTTGAGGTCATGCTCACCCCGCTCTACAGTGGAGTTTATCTGGATGGCGAATATCCTGAAGCACCCACGGAGTCATACCGCATCATGCTCAACAGACAGGAGGATGAGAAAACATGGAAGGCGTCACCCAACCAGATGCTGTTCCCCTCGAAGGGCATGCCCAATATCAAGATAGCGTTCACCACCGAGGATGGTACCACAAGCTATTCCTACACCGCCTCAGAGGATTTCCCTGCCAACCACCACTACGCCATCATCGGTACCTGCAAGGCGGCCCAGGGCGTCACGCTGACAGGTGTCCTGACGTCGGAGGACTGGGGCGAGAAGCGCACAATCACATTCGATTTTGATGATAGTCAGAAGGGCTTCTCCAAACCCGAGGCAGGCAAGTTCTGCAGTGGCTATTATGTTGTTTCTACCGACGCCACCAACAGGACCGCCGTCCTCTTGTCGCCCGAAACCGTCCCATATGCAGCACCTGCAAAAGGCGAGGAGGCCAGCGTCTGGCTGGAGGCATTAAACACCGCACTGGCAGCTACGGCAAAACCATCTGGCATAACGAACAGTTGGCGATTGCCTACGCTCGATGAGGCCGCCTGCTTTACAACGGGCAGTCAGGCTGCTTTTGTGGAAGGAAAGGGCATGACAAAGAGTTTCTATGCCACGAAGGACGGGACTCTGTACTGGACCTACGGCTCAGAGTCAACGGAAGGCAAGGAACAACATTTCGGTACAACGGGGTTTGCCGACTTTGTGCTGCTCCGTCCGGTCATTGACATCAAATACTAA
- a CDS encoding Cof-type HAD-IIB family hydrolase, translated as MTQTYALFFDIDGTLVSFKTHEIPQSTIQALTQAKANGSRVYIATGRPPLIITNLGAIEPLIDGYITTNGALCYVGTELVTCQPIPKEDVLTCVNDCQEKGNSLIVVGRKDVAVLDPKGDVDRIFRQMLAVKNLDKASPLDEVLQQDILQLTPFFPADYEPELMARMPQCVSGRWHPEFTDITANGADKGKGILAMARHEGFDVSRTIAFGDGGNDTSMIIQAGIGVAMGNAIEELKQQADYITTSVDDNGILNALRHLHVI; from the coding sequence ATGACACAGACATACGCACTATTCTTCGATATCGACGGTACACTGGTGAGTTTCAAGACCCACGAGATACCACAGTCCACCATCCAGGCGCTGACACAGGCCAAGGCCAATGGTTCGCGCGTGTATATCGCCACGGGCCGGCCACCGCTCATCATTACCAACCTGGGGGCTATCGAACCACTGATCGACGGCTATATCACCACCAATGGCGCACTGTGCTATGTGGGCACCGAACTGGTCACCTGCCAGCCTATCCCCAAGGAAGATGTTCTGACATGCGTGAACGACTGCCAGGAGAAAGGCAACAGCCTAATTGTGGTGGGCCGTAAGGACGTGGCCGTACTCGACCCCAAGGGCGACGTGGACCGTATCTTCCGCCAGATGCTGGCTGTGAAGAATCTCGACAAGGCGTCACCGCTCGACGAGGTGCTCCAGCAGGATATCCTGCAGCTCACGCCGTTCTTCCCGGCCGACTACGAACCGGAACTGATGGCGCGCATGCCCCAGTGCGTCTCTGGCCGCTGGCATCCGGAGTTTACCGACATCACGGCCAACGGGGCCGACAAGGGCAAGGGTATCCTCGCCATGGCACGCCACGAAGGCTTCGACGTCAGTCGCACCATTGCTTTTGGTGATGGCGGCAACGACACCTCCATGATCATCCAGGCGGGTATCGGTGTGGCCATGGGCAACGCCATTGAGGAGTTGAAACAGCAGGCCGACTATATCACCACGTCTGTAGATGATAATGGTATCCTCAATGCCCTCCGGCACCTGCATGTCATTTAA
- a CDS encoding helix-turn-helix domain-containing protein, translated as MEQNNGTLRTDDDTSGMLRTAWDFVENTGRSIFLTGKAGTGKTTFLKEVMAGSRKRPIVVAPTGVAAINAGGVTIHSFFQLPFSPYVPGAKVENKFDFSREKRKIIASIDLLIIDEISMVRADLLDAIDAVLRRFREHDQPFGGVQLLMIGDLAQLTPVVTPEDERILKPYYSTPYFFASKALQQIDYVTIQLEHVYRQQDASFINILNEVRNGHPSEAVLAKLNSRLSPQPLPAREGSGYIRLTTHNNIANNYNESELRKLSTPAYTYRAEIKGTFPEYSYPTAEALVLKEGAQVMFVKNDPSGDHRYYNGRIGRVMEAGDNRLTVYCEGDSEAIEVEPLEWENTRYTLNEKTREIEAEVQGTFKQLPLRLAWAITIHKSQGLTFDHAIIDANQSFAPGQVYVALSRCRTLEGLLLASPLEARSIINDKRVDSYIAQQEYEAERSICQLPLLKQEYERYLLLQLFDFRSVLALQETMVRIFAEFFYHSHASLKQLHDQALMDLRQRVLDVAGKWQQIIQSMPYEGLHEADFQDRVMRSAGYFSDQLREILAKPIELSAKVETQNKQAARRLDNALPDLRQACLSRRYLLEKMAEMGFSVDNYLHEKQMSMLDALSEDDVKAKRQRKPKASKAPKEVKPKTWEISLQLYQDGMKPDLIAKARSLTLGTVIGHLTRYVESGEVSFDDLVPADHQQTIRRIITKIGVTEGSKAIKNLCPPDITYDEIRLVMQHMQQKKES; from the coding sequence ATGGAACAAAATAACGGAACACTACGGACCGACGACGACACGTCGGGTATGTTGCGCACCGCGTGGGACTTCGTCGAGAACACGGGGCGCAGCATTTTTTTGACTGGTAAGGCGGGAACGGGAAAGACGACGTTCCTGAAGGAGGTGATGGCAGGCTCCAGGAAGCGCCCCATCGTGGTGGCGCCAACGGGTGTGGCAGCCATCAATGCCGGGGGCGTCACCATCCACTCCTTCTTCCAGTTGCCCTTTTCGCCCTATGTACCGGGCGCCAAGGTGGAAAACAAGTTTGATTTCAGTCGTGAGAAACGCAAGATCATCGCCTCGATAGACCTGTTGATTATCGACGAGATATCGATGGTACGTGCAGATCTGCTCGACGCCATCGATGCCGTGCTCCGGCGTTTCCGTGAACACGACCAGCCCTTTGGTGGCGTGCAGCTGCTGATGATTGGCGACCTGGCCCAGCTCACGCCCGTCGTCACCCCTGAGGACGAACGAATCCTGAAACCTTATTACAGCACCCCTTACTTCTTTGCGTCGAAGGCCCTCCAGCAGATTGACTATGTCACCATCCAGCTGGAACATGTCTATCGCCAGCAGGATGCCTCGTTCATCAATATATTAAATGAGGTACGCAACGGCCATCCGTCGGAAGCGGTGCTGGCAAAGCTGAACAGCAGACTTTCCCCCCAGCCCCTCCCTGCGAGGGAGGGGAGTGGTTACATCCGACTGACCACTCACAATAATATCGCCAACAACTATAATGAGTCTGAGTTGCGGAAACTGTCCACGCCTGCCTATACCTACCGCGCAGAAATCAAGGGCACGTTCCCGGAATACTCCTATCCCACGGCCGAGGCACTGGTCCTGAAGGAGGGCGCACAGGTGATGTTCGTAAAGAACGACCCCTCGGGCGACCACCGGTATTATAATGGTCGCATCGGACGTGTGATGGAGGCCGGCGACAACCGTCTCACCGTCTATTGCGAGGGCGACAGCGAGGCCATCGAGGTGGAACCGCTGGAATGGGAGAACACCCGCTACACGCTGAACGAGAAGACACGCGAGATTGAGGCCGAGGTGCAGGGCACCTTCAAGCAACTGCCCCTGCGACTGGCCTGGGCCATCACCATCCATAAGAGTCAGGGACTGACCTTCGACCACGCCATCATCGATGCCAACCAAAGTTTCGCACCCGGACAGGTGTATGTGGCCCTGAGCCGCTGCCGCACCCTCGAAGGTCTGCTGCTGGCATCGCCCCTGGAGGCGCGTTCCATCATCAACGACAAACGGGTCGACTCATACATTGCCCAACAGGAGTACGAGGCTGAGCGAAGCATCTGTCAGCTGCCCCTGCTCAAACAGGAATACGAGCGCTATCTGCTGTTGCAGCTCTTCGATTTCCGCTCCGTCCTTGCCCTGCAGGAGACCATGGTGCGCATCTTCGCTGAGTTCTTCTACCACAGTCATGCCTCCCTGAAACAGTTGCACGACCAGGCCCTGATGGACCTGCGCCAGCGCGTCCTCGACGTAGCCGGCAAATGGCAGCAGATCATCCAGTCGATGCCGTACGAGGGCCTGCACGAGGCCGACTTCCAGGACCGTGTGATGCGCAGTGCCGGGTATTTCTCCGACCAGTTGCGAGAGATTCTGGCCAAGCCCATCGAACTCAGTGCCAAGGTAGAGACACAAAACAAGCAGGCAGCGCGCCGCCTCGACAATGCCCTGCCCGACCTCAGGCAGGCATGCCTCAGTCGTCGCTATCTGCTCGAGAAGATGGCCGAGATGGGATTCTCCGTCGACAACTACCTGCACGAAAAACAGATGTCGATGCTCGATGCCCTAAGCGAGGATGACGTAAAGGCCAAGCGCCAGCGTAAGCCGAAGGCCTCCAAGGCCCCCAAGGAGGTGAAGCCCAAGACTTGGGAGATATCCCTCCAGCTCTATCAGGATGGCATGAAGCCCGACCTCATCGCCAAGGCACGGAGCCTCACGCTGGGCACCGTCATCGGACACCTCACCCGCTATGTGGAATCCGGTGAGGTATCTTTCGACGACCTCGTGCCGGCAGACCACCAGCAAACCATCCGGCGCATCATCACCAAGATTGGCGTCACCGAGGGCTCCAAGGCTATCAAGAACCTCTGTCCACCCGACATCACCTACGATGAAATCCGCCTGGTGATGCAACACATGCAACAAAAAAAGGAATCATAA